Proteins from a genomic interval of Diaphorobacter sp. HDW4A:
- the pdxA gene encoding 4-hydroxythreonine-4-phosphate dehydrogenase PdxA codes for MSVESQNLSKPLVITQGDPAGIGSEIIVKAFRDAPDVTRGCFVVGDVATMRRAVQCVSEEGDLPIPVMRIEDAAEALRMPPRCIPVLQLPDMPAALVPFGQITREGGDAAAHCVIWAARAALREEVAALVTAPLHKEALSLAGVSFPGHTELLQAESAAFTGVGIADMPVRMMLANDALRTVLVSIHMSLRDAIDAVTFENVLQTLRITHNALSKTLGRPPRMGVAGLNPHAGEGGLFGHEELEIIAPAVAAAQVEGIFATGPFAPDTVFMRARSSVDKHGEFDVVIAMYHDQGLIPVKYLGVDSGVNVTLGLPLVRTSPDHGTAFDIAGSGIADAASLIESIQVAKRLANWNE; via the coding sequence ATGTCCGTTGAATCACAGAATTTGTCCAAGCCACTGGTCATCACGCAAGGCGACCCGGCGGGCATTGGCTCGGAAATCATCGTCAAGGCATTTCGCGACGCGCCTGACGTCACGCGCGGGTGTTTCGTCGTCGGCGATGTGGCGACCATGCGGCGCGCTGTGCAATGCGTGAGTGAGGAGGGCGATCTGCCGATTCCGGTGATGCGCATCGAGGATGCGGCCGAGGCTTTGCGGATGCCGCCGCGATGCATTCCGGTGCTCCAGTTGCCGGATATGCCGGCGGCGCTGGTGCCTTTTGGCCAGATCACCCGAGAGGGTGGGGATGCTGCCGCACATTGCGTGATCTGGGCCGCGCGCGCCGCGCTGCGTGAAGAGGTCGCGGCACTGGTGACTGCGCCGCTGCACAAGGAAGCCCTGTCGCTTGCGGGCGTGAGCTTTCCCGGACACACCGAGTTGCTGCAGGCCGAATCCGCCGCCTTCACGGGTGTGGGCATCGCCGATATGCCGGTGCGCATGATGCTTGCCAATGATGCGCTGCGAACCGTGCTGGTGAGCATTCACATGTCACTTCGTGATGCAATTGATGCGGTTACTTTCGAAAATGTATTGCAGACATTGCGCATTACCCACAACGCGCTGTCCAAGACGTTGGGCCGGCCACCGCGCATGGGTGTGGCGGGTTTGAACCCGCATGCGGGAGAAGGGGGCCTGTTTGGACACGAGGAGCTGGAAATCATCGCTCCGGCGGTCGCTGCGGCTCAAGTTGAAGGCATTTTCGCCACAGGTCCTTTTGCGCCAGATACGGTTTTCATGCGCGCTCGTAGCAGCGTGGACAAGCACGGCGAGTTCGACGTGGTGATCGCCATGTACCACGACCAAGGGCTCATTCCGGTCAAATATCTGGGTGTGGACTCCGGTGTGAATGTGACGTTGGGCCTGCCGCTGGTGCGTACCAGCCCTGACCACGGCACGGCATTCGATATTGCAGGAAGCGGAATCGCGGATGCAGCGAGTTTGATTGAATCCATTCAGGTCGCTAAACGGCTTGCGAACTGGAATGAGTGA
- a CDS encoding Nif3-like dinuclear metal center hexameric protein, translating to MSTSRQTLLNSFNELLLPERFKDYGPNGLQVEGKETISRIVSGVTASRALIEAAIAQKADAIFVHHGLFWRGMDGRITGWMKQRIQLLLAHDINLFAYHLPLDAHPEFGNNAQLGRVLGLQADQRFGEQDLGFAGAADFASATDLARHVQAVLGRHVTLADPGNGREIRRVAWCTGGAQGFFESAITAGADAFITGEISEPQAHLARETGVAFLAAGHHATERYGAPAAAAHVAQQLGLAHEFIEIENPA from the coding sequence ATGAGCACCTCAAGGCAAACCCTGCTGAACTCCTTTAACGAACTCCTGCTGCCCGAGCGCTTCAAGGACTACGGCCCGAACGGCTTGCAGGTTGAAGGCAAGGAAACCATCTCGCGTATTGTGAGCGGCGTCACTGCCAGCCGCGCACTTATCGAAGCGGCCATCGCACAGAAGGCCGATGCGATCTTCGTGCACCACGGCCTGTTCTGGCGTGGCATGGACGGTCGGATCACGGGCTGGATGAAGCAGCGCATTCAGCTGCTGCTCGCGCACGACATCAATCTCTTCGCCTACCACCTGCCGCTCGATGCGCACCCCGAATTTGGCAACAACGCCCAGCTCGGTCGAGTACTGGGTCTGCAGGCCGACCAACGCTTTGGCGAGCAGGATCTGGGCTTTGCCGGCGCTGCTGATTTCGCCAGCGCAACCGATCTGGCACGTCATGTGCAAGCGGTATTGGGGCGTCACGTGACCTTGGCTGATCCGGGCAACGGACGCGAGATTCGCCGCGTCGCCTGGTGCACGGGCGGGGCCCAGGGCTTCTTCGAGTCGGCCATCACCGCTGGTGCCGATGCCTTCATCACTGGAGAGATCTCCGAACCTCAGGCACACCTCGCGCGCGAGACCGGGGTGGCCTTCCTCGCCGCAGGTCATCATGCGACTGAGCGCTACGGCGCACCTGCCGCCGCCGCGCATGTAGCGCAGCAGCTGGGCTTGGCGCATGAGTTCATCGAAATCGAGAATCCGGCCTGA